In Phycodurus eques isolate BA_2022a chromosome 10, UOR_Pequ_1.1, whole genome shotgun sequence, a genomic segment contains:
- the slmapa gene encoding sarcolemma associated protein a isoform X4, with product MPSALAVFACRPNSHPFQERHVYLDEPVKIGRSVARCRPAPNNATFDCKVLSRNHALVWFDHKTGKFYLQDTKSSNGTFINSQRLSRGSEESPPCEVLSGDIIQFGVDVTENTRKVTHGCIVSTIKLFLPDGMEGRRRSDVIQAPLPLPVDKVAANTPSMYSQELFQLSQYLQEALHREQMLEQKLATLQRLLTSTQEASESSWQALIDEDRLLSRLEVMGSQLQAYSKSQTEDGIRKELLALQEDKHNYETTAKESLRRVLQEKIEVVRKLSEVERTLGNTEDECTHLKEMSERGQEELRELANKYNAAVNEIKELTDKIKAAEGRQEELTQRGASEKRELELRIEEMEEKEQVLQARIEALQADNDFTNERLAALQVRLEQLQEKSVKENSSLDEDEASLRAAAAEERPVEDAPNPRPPRSCVEEEDEDDEDTDTDDGAAGDLDDNFHVNNSGGDTTRIQQLIECPPVKQLKEAVSSSIHKLANFDDAHLQNNQTAGDDILTSPDRLKGNQMDAKESDMSDTLSPSKDRSSDDTSDGNMDDQDLNEPLNRVSLLKAELHRAGLEPGDTEQVIHHLHRELLEAQELANTGKQKCLELQALLEEERRSNSQQTEESTRQIQYLQTQLGKLQADMEALREQRENTICSTREDLYSAQEEILVLRHAVEAATAERERDIAALQQDLGAVRCELERWRSTAAKYEEEIGRLQEDFAQQQLQRDNTSQLQVECAALQQRCASLQQDCDGLREEKTTLTDKLHRLEAELCSTRAQSLFLSSSLESLEKRDEVLRGKLGSLENRHLQDESRMKIQLDRAQDRTHTLQKEYEDTQSQLSDLRQRYERTEQEKTNIHQELEQCRSNLKLLQDKNTSGGWSPWVPVVAAMVAVTAAVIYPNLSKSGSA from the exons ATGCCTTCAGCGCTGGCTGTGTTCGCCTGCCGACCCAACTCGCACCCATTCCAGGAGAGGCATGTGTACCTGGACGAGCCCGTCAAGATCGGCCGGTCGGTGGCTCGCTGCCGGCCGGCCCCGAACAACGCCACCTTCGACTGCAAGGTGCTGTCCAGGAACCACGCCCTGGTCTGGTTTGACCACAAGACTGGCAAG TTCTACCTGCAGGACACTAAAAGCAGCAATGGCACCTTCATCAACAGCCAACGGTTGAGTCGGGGCTCGGAGGAGAGCCCGCCCTGCGAGGTCCTCTCGGGAGACATCATCCAGTTTGGCGTGGACGTGACGGAGAACACACGCAAAG TCACACATGGCTGCATCGTGTCAACAATCAAACTCTTCCTGCCTGACGGGATGGAGGGACGCCGACGAAGCGA TGTCATCCAGGCTCCGCTGCCGCTGCCTGTAGACAAG GTTGCAGCCAACACTCCCAGCATGTATTCTCAGGAACTGTTCCAGCTCTCCCAGTATCTGCAG GAGGCCTTACACAGAGAGCAGATGCTGGAGCAGAAGCTCGCCACGCTGCAACGTCTGCTCACCTCCACTCAGGAGGCCTCAGAGAGCAGCTGGCAG GCTCTGATTGACGAAGACCGTCTGCTGTCCAGACTGGAGGTGATGGGCAGTCAGCTGCAGGCCTACTCCAAG TCTCAGACGGAGGATGGCATTCGTAAGGAGCTGCTGGCCCTGCAGGAGGACAAACACAACTACGAGACCACGGCCAAGGAGTCTCTCCGGAGGGTCCTGCAGGAGAAGATCGAGGTGGTCAGGAAGCTGtcggaggtggag CGCACGCTCGGCAACACTGAGGACGAGTGCACGCACCTGAAGGAAATGTCCGAGCGGGGCCAAGAAGAGCTGAGGGAGCTGGCCAACAAGTACAATGCTGCTGTCAATGAGATCAAAGAGCTCACTGACAAAATCAAG GCAGCGGAGGGCCGTCAAGAGGAGCTGACCCAGCGGGGAGCGTCGGAGAAGAGGGAGCTGGAGCTGCGCATCGAGGAGATGGAGGAGAAGGAGCAGGTTCTCCAGGCTCGCATCGAGGCGCTGCAAGCTGACAACGACTTCACCAACGAGAGGCTCGCTGCTCTGCAGG TGCGCTTAGAGCAGCTCCAGGAGAAAAGCGTTAAGGAAAACAGCAGCCTGG ATGAAGACGAGGCCTCCCTCAGAGCGGCGGCGGCCGAGGAGCGGCCCGTCGAGGACGCGCCGAACCCGCGGCCCCCGCGGAGCTGcgtggaagaggaggatgaggacgaTGAGGATACGGATACTGACGATGGTGCAGCTGGAGATTTGGATG ACAACTTTCACGTTAACAACAGCGGAGGAGACACCACTCGAATCCAACAGTTGATCGAGTGTCCGC CAGTGAAGCAGCTGAAGGAAGCTGTCAGTTCGTCTATCCACAAACTGGCAAACTTTGATG ATGCCCACCTACAGAACAACCAGACAGCAGGAGACGACATCCTGACCAGCCCGGATCGACTCAAAG GAAACCAGATGGATGCCAAAGAGTCGGACATGTCGGATACGCTGAGTCCCAGCAAAGACCGCAGCAGTGATGACACATCAG ACGGCAACATGGACGACCAGGACCTCAACGAACCGCTCAACAGAGTATCTCTGCTCAAAG ccGAGTTGCATCGGGCTGGCTTGGAGCCCGGCGACACGGAGCAGGTCATCCACCACCTGCACAGGGAGCTTCTGGAGGCCCAGGAATTAGCCAACACCGGCAAGCAGAAGTGTCTGGAGCTTCAAG CTCTGCTGGAGGAGGAGAGGCGGAGTAACTCTCAGCAGACTGAGGAGTCGACGAGACAGATCCAGTACCTGCAGA CTCAACTTGGGAAGCTGCAGGCCGACATGGAGGCTCTGAGGGAGCAGAGGGAGAACACCATCTGTAGCACAAGAGAGGACCTCTACTCCGCCCAGGAGGAG ATCCTCGTCCTGCGGCACGCCGTGGAGGCGGCCACGGCCGAGCGGGAGCGCGACATCGCCGCCCTGCAGCAGGACCTGGGCGCCGTGCGCTGCGAGCTGGAGCGCTGGAGGAGCACGGCCGCCAAGTACGAGGAGGAGATCGGCCGTCTGCAGGAGGACTTTGcgcagcagcagctgcagcgCGACAACACCAGTCAGCTGCAGG TGGAATGTGCGGCATTGCAGCAGCGGTGTGCGTCTTTGCAGCAGGACTGTGACGGCCTGAGGGAGGAGAAGACAACTCTCACGGACAAGCTGCACCGCCTGGAGGCCGAGCTGTGCAG CACAAGGGCTCAGAGTCTGTTCCTCAGCAGCAGTCTGGAGTCCCTGGAGAAGCGGGACGAGGTTCTGCGGGGAAAGCTGGGCTCGCTGGAGAACCGGCACCTGCAGGACGAGAGCCGGATGAAGATCCAGCTGGACCGGGCCCAGGACCGCACGCACACTCTGCAGAAAGAG
- the slmapa gene encoding sarcolemma associated protein a isoform X10, with protein MPSALAVFACRPNSHPFQERHVYLDEPVKIGRSVARCRPAPNNATFDCKVLSRNHALVWFDHKTGKFYLQDTKSSNGTFINSQRLSRGSEESPPCEVLSGDIIQFGVDVTENTRKVTHGCIVSTIKLFLPDGMEGRRRSDVIQAPLPLPVDKVAANTPSMYSQELFQLSQYLQEALHREQMLEQKLATLQRLLTSTQEASESSWQALIDEDRLLSRLEVMGSQLQAYSKSQTEDGIRKELLALQEDKHNYETTAKESLRRVLQEKIEVVRKLSEVERTLGNTEDECTHLKEMSERGQEELRELANKYNAAVNEIKELTDKIKAAEGRQEELTQRGASEKRELELRIEEMEEKEQVLQARIEALQADNDFTNERLAALQVRLEQLQEKSVKENSSLDNFHVNNSGGDTTRIQQLIECPPVKQLKEAVSSSIHKLANFDDAHLQNNQTAGDDILTSPDRLKGNQMDAKESDMSDTLSPSKDRSSDDTSDGNMDDQDLNEPLNRVSLLKAELHRAGLEPGDTEQVIHHLHRELLEAQELANTGKQKCLELQALLEEERRSNSQQTEESTRQIQYLQTQLGKLQADMEALREQRENTICSTREDLYSAQEEILVLRHAVEAATAERERDIAALQQDLGAVRCELERWRSTAAKYEEEIGRLQEDFAQQQLQRDNTSQLQVECAALQQRCASLQQDCDGLREEKTTLTDKLHRLEAELCSTRAQSLFLSSSLESLEKRDEVLRGKLGSLENRHLQDESRMKIQLDRAQDRTHTLQKEYEDTQSQLSDLRQRYERTEQEKTNIHQELEQCRSNLKLLQDKNTSPSILQPVQAIFMGLVLALLYWCFGQLW; from the exons ATGCCTTCAGCGCTGGCTGTGTTCGCCTGCCGACCCAACTCGCACCCATTCCAGGAGAGGCATGTGTACCTGGACGAGCCCGTCAAGATCGGCCGGTCGGTGGCTCGCTGCCGGCCGGCCCCGAACAACGCCACCTTCGACTGCAAGGTGCTGTCCAGGAACCACGCCCTGGTCTGGTTTGACCACAAGACTGGCAAG TTCTACCTGCAGGACACTAAAAGCAGCAATGGCACCTTCATCAACAGCCAACGGTTGAGTCGGGGCTCGGAGGAGAGCCCGCCCTGCGAGGTCCTCTCGGGAGACATCATCCAGTTTGGCGTGGACGTGACGGAGAACACACGCAAAG TCACACATGGCTGCATCGTGTCAACAATCAAACTCTTCCTGCCTGACGGGATGGAGGGACGCCGACGAAGCGA TGTCATCCAGGCTCCGCTGCCGCTGCCTGTAGACAAG GTTGCAGCCAACACTCCCAGCATGTATTCTCAGGAACTGTTCCAGCTCTCCCAGTATCTGCAG GAGGCCTTACACAGAGAGCAGATGCTGGAGCAGAAGCTCGCCACGCTGCAACGTCTGCTCACCTCCACTCAGGAGGCCTCAGAGAGCAGCTGGCAG GCTCTGATTGACGAAGACCGTCTGCTGTCCAGACTGGAGGTGATGGGCAGTCAGCTGCAGGCCTACTCCAAG TCTCAGACGGAGGATGGCATTCGTAAGGAGCTGCTGGCCCTGCAGGAGGACAAACACAACTACGAGACCACGGCCAAGGAGTCTCTCCGGAGGGTCCTGCAGGAGAAGATCGAGGTGGTCAGGAAGCTGtcggaggtggag CGCACGCTCGGCAACACTGAGGACGAGTGCACGCACCTGAAGGAAATGTCCGAGCGGGGCCAAGAAGAGCTGAGGGAGCTGGCCAACAAGTACAATGCTGCTGTCAATGAGATCAAAGAGCTCACTGACAAAATCAAG GCAGCGGAGGGCCGTCAAGAGGAGCTGACCCAGCGGGGAGCGTCGGAGAAGAGGGAGCTGGAGCTGCGCATCGAGGAGATGGAGGAGAAGGAGCAGGTTCTCCAGGCTCGCATCGAGGCGCTGCAAGCTGACAACGACTTCACCAACGAGAGGCTCGCTGCTCTGCAGG TGCGCTTAGAGCAGCTCCAGGAGAAAAGCGTTAAGGAAAACAGCAGCCTGG ACAACTTTCACGTTAACAACAGCGGAGGAGACACCACTCGAATCCAACAGTTGATCGAGTGTCCGC CAGTGAAGCAGCTGAAGGAAGCTGTCAGTTCGTCTATCCACAAACTGGCAAACTTTGATG ATGCCCACCTACAGAACAACCAGACAGCAGGAGACGACATCCTGACCAGCCCGGATCGACTCAAAG GAAACCAGATGGATGCCAAAGAGTCGGACATGTCGGATACGCTGAGTCCCAGCAAAGACCGCAGCAGTGATGACACATCAG ACGGCAACATGGACGACCAGGACCTCAACGAACCGCTCAACAGAGTATCTCTGCTCAAAG ccGAGTTGCATCGGGCTGGCTTGGAGCCCGGCGACACGGAGCAGGTCATCCACCACCTGCACAGGGAGCTTCTGGAGGCCCAGGAATTAGCCAACACCGGCAAGCAGAAGTGTCTGGAGCTTCAAG CTCTGCTGGAGGAGGAGAGGCGGAGTAACTCTCAGCAGACTGAGGAGTCGACGAGACAGATCCAGTACCTGCAGA CTCAACTTGGGAAGCTGCAGGCCGACATGGAGGCTCTGAGGGAGCAGAGGGAGAACACCATCTGTAGCACAAGAGAGGACCTCTACTCCGCCCAGGAGGAG ATCCTCGTCCTGCGGCACGCCGTGGAGGCGGCCACGGCCGAGCGGGAGCGCGACATCGCCGCCCTGCAGCAGGACCTGGGCGCCGTGCGCTGCGAGCTGGAGCGCTGGAGGAGCACGGCCGCCAAGTACGAGGAGGAGATCGGCCGTCTGCAGGAGGACTTTGcgcagcagcagctgcagcgCGACAACACCAGTCAGCTGCAGG TGGAATGTGCGGCATTGCAGCAGCGGTGTGCGTCTTTGCAGCAGGACTGTGACGGCCTGAGGGAGGAGAAGACAACTCTCACGGACAAGCTGCACCGCCTGGAGGCCGAGCTGTGCAG CACAAGGGCTCAGAGTCTGTTCCTCAGCAGCAGTCTGGAGTCCCTGGAGAAGCGGGACGAGGTTCTGCGGGGAAAGCTGGGCTCGCTGGAGAACCGGCACCTGCAGGACGAGAGCCGGATGAAGATCCAGCTGGACCGGGCCCAGGACCGCACGCACACTCTGCAGAAAGAG